In the Bifidobacterium catenulatum PV20-2 genome, one interval contains:
- a CDS encoding 5' nucleotidase, NT5C type, with protein sequence MANIPEQYESQRVGVQGYRVLNLDLDGVCADYKGAIRDYLQRQGVDVPERALQTAHYNLIREDGWPFDTLDDYIETHKAAEREHLYATMKPLPGVAQALQRLAGEHVYIRIVTHRLFVSGQHQMVVSDTAQWLDSNHIPYMSLCFTGLKDSMQATIHIDDSPANIETLREAGQHVVVFDQPYNSAYDGPRIDSWSDANVEKLLTLFEHWPE encoded by the coding sequence ATGGCAAATATTCCTGAACAATACGAGAGCCAGCGCGTGGGCGTGCAGGGATATCGTGTGCTCAATCTCGATTTGGACGGTGTCTGCGCGGATTACAAGGGTGCGATTCGCGATTACCTGCAGCGGCAGGGCGTTGACGTGCCGGAACGTGCGTTGCAGACCGCGCATTACAATCTCATTCGCGAAGATGGATGGCCGTTCGACACGCTCGACGATTACATCGAAACGCATAAAGCCGCGGAACGTGAGCATCTGTATGCAACGATGAAGCCGCTTCCGGGAGTCGCGCAGGCGTTGCAACGATTGGCGGGCGAGCACGTGTACATTCGCATCGTCACGCATAGGCTGTTCGTGTCCGGCCAGCATCAGATGGTTGTTTCCGACACCGCGCAATGGTTGGACAGCAACCATATTCCGTACATGAGCCTGTGCTTTACCGGGCTGAAAGATAGTATGCAGGCCACGATTCATATTGACGATTCGCCGGCGAACATCGAAACCCTGCGCGAGGCGGGGCAGCATGTGGTCGTGTTTGATCAGCCGTACAACAGCGCGTACGATGGCCCTCGAATCGACAGCTGGAGCGACGCCAACGTCGAAAAGCTCCTCACCCTCTTCGAGCACTGGCCCGAGTAA
- the trxB gene encoding thioredoxin-disulfide reductase — protein MSDLRDVIIVGSGPAGYTAAIYLGRAGFKPLVIAGALTPGGQLVNTTEVENFPGFPDGIMGPELMDNMQRQAEKFGAEIVWDDVVSVSNDDATSVKTVRIDQGDVFETRALIIATGSEYRKLGIPGEAEYSGKGVSYCATCDGFFFRDKPIIVVGGGDSAFTEADFLSRFGSSVTLIHRRSEFRASQILVERAQQNPKINIVTDSVVEEILGDDNGAQSVNIRNVITGEIDTIAANGIFVAIGHSPATAFIDGIVQRDAAGYIQVDGASTHTSTAGIFAAGDCVDSIYRQAISAAGMGCRAALDAQAYLQQ, from the coding sequence ATGAGTGATTTGCGAGATGTGATTATTGTCGGATCCGGCCCTGCAGGATATACCGCGGCCATATATTTGGGTCGGGCTGGATTCAAACCACTGGTCATTGCGGGCGCGCTGACCCCAGGCGGGCAGCTCGTCAACACCACCGAAGTGGAGAATTTCCCAGGCTTCCCCGATGGCATTATGGGGCCGGAACTCATGGATAATATGCAACGCCAAGCAGAGAAGTTCGGCGCAGAAATCGTTTGGGATGATGTTGTTTCCGTAAGCAACGATGACGCCACCAGCGTGAAAACCGTGCGCATCGATCAGGGGGACGTTTTTGAAACCCGTGCTTTGATCATCGCAACCGGATCGGAATACCGCAAGCTCGGCATCCCCGGAGAGGCGGAATATTCCGGCAAGGGAGTGTCATATTGCGCGACTTGCGACGGCTTCTTCTTCCGCGATAAGCCGATTATTGTAGTCGGTGGCGGCGATAGCGCATTCACTGAGGCTGATTTTCTTTCCCGGTTTGGATCGTCGGTGACGTTGATTCATCGACGTTCCGAATTCCGCGCATCGCAGATTCTCGTGGAACGCGCTCAACAGAATCCGAAAATCAATATCGTCACGGATTCCGTGGTGGAGGAAATCTTGGGTGACGACAACGGAGCCCAATCCGTGAACATTCGCAACGTCATCACCGGAGAGATTGACACGATTGCCGCAAACGGTATTTTCGTAGCGATTGGCCACTCTCCCGCAACAGCTTTCATTGACGGCATTGTGCAGCGAGATGCGGCTGGATATATTCAGGTGGACGGTGCCAGCACACATACCAGCACTGCTGGCATTTTTGCAGCAGGCGACTGTGTTGACAGTATTTACCGTCAGGCGATCAGCGCCGCCGGCATGGGCTGCCGGGCCGCCCTTGACGCCCAAGCTTACCTCCAGCAGTGA